In Miscanthus floridulus cultivar M001 chromosome 19, ASM1932011v1, whole genome shotgun sequence, the DNA window tctgtgcaattttatccaacgatattttgctcagaaaaACAGTAAatttttagtgcttctggaaaataataatatgaaaagattattaatgtttccgctgtgcatgataattattgttctctttgattaaatttgaaccgacgggataatttaatttttaagagaaatgaatttctgataattttgatacgattatgatattgttattttctgaccaacattgttaataacaatattataatttttgatccatgagaaattgtgcattaattttacttctgtccaacggtgatgtaaaatgtttgcatggatgaattataagttttaatttgaccaacgttgagttaaagcatggaattttatatataaatgtttcttacttactctggtgtgatttcaggaggcaaatgcattatgaacattgccaacatctcgacactcaacggaaccaatcaccgtgtgtAGCGGGAGAAGTATGcattggaacttgcgttgggagaggtcgattttgccatcacctcatcgtgtcctactgagccagaggacccgatgagaggtgacaatgaatctgacgctgatttcgcttctcgaaagcgtgatcatgctgaaataagaatgaaatatgaccttgaacatagacaatggactctctccaactgcaagtgcctgttggtagccaaagccaccatagaagaacagataaggggctcaatccctgaatgtgctactaccaaagaatatcttgagaaaatcaagagtcagtttactgggtctaccaaggtcacagcaagttcactgattaagaagcttgtgaatgagaaattcactggtggtagcataagagatcatattttgaagatgaacactatggcatctaagctaaaagaaatgaatttgaaggaggaggatttcctgattcatttgatttttgcttctttgccaaaagaatatgacacatTCATTATGAActacaatatgcagcctgaaagatgggacatagaaagactcatctcaatgtgtgctcaagaagaggagaggataaagtcctcacaaggtgaatctgctcattttgtgaaggacaacaaaagaaagaactttaatggcaagaattctaaaccataagggaaacctaagtgggataagacctcttcctccagttcacagggaaagaaaccccaggattaTGAGAATCAGtagtatggtggagctgaaaaagatcagtgcaagcactgcttcaagaagggacactacaagagggattgtccagacttcctgaaatctctgctaaagaaaggtgatgaatttattacatttgtagatgaatccctgtatttacgttatgataaatccacttggtgggttggttcaggagcaactactcatgttgcaaattctttacaggggttaagtgggacgagaaccttgtaaagaggagaaagaacgattaaagttgcaaatggactgcaagccaatgttgaagccattggagatttttctttagaattgaataatggttttgtacttagacttaaagaagtactttatgttccctctttgcgtagaaatttgataagtgtttcgaaacttgatgatgatggaattgattgccattttggtgatggcaagtgtaagatactggtcaataataaatgtgttggtcttgccttccgacaagacaagctttatttattatctcttgctgagaatgcgaacaatgtatgtgatgagaatgtgaatgattccccatctacggatgtaactaagaagcggaagagaattgatactgtctcttcgaaattatggcattgtcgcttgggccatatttcgagggggagaatagaacgattggttaaggaatcaattctcccgcacttagaattttcagatttagaacaatgtattgattgcattaaaggaaagtatgtcaaaaaaaattaagaaagataccaaacgaagcacaagaattttagaaataatccacacagacatatgtggtccttttcccgTGAAAAGTGTGGATAGTTATGACTCGTTtttaacattcacagacgaccactctcgttatggcaatatttatccaattaaagaaagatcggaagcattggataaattcaaaatatttaaagcagaagttgaaaatcagcacaataagaaaatcaagatagtacgatcagaccgaggtggagagtactatgggcgacataccccatatggccaaattcctagaccatttgcaaggttcctacaggaaaatggcatagttgctcagtactccacaccgggggagccttagcagaatggagtggctgaaagacgtaaccgtaccttaatggatatggtaagaagcatgatgagttactccacattaccgattaatTTATGGATagaggcactgaaaaccgccattcacatacttaatcgagtaccaagtaaatcattgcctaaaacaccatatgaattatggacaggaagggaaccctcacttaaccatttgcgtgtgtggggctgtccaactgaggcaaaagtgtttaacccaaacataggaaagttagacccTACGACAGTCAACtgtcattttattggctatccagaaagatcgaaaggatatcgcttctattgtcctgacagacatacgaagattgtagaaacaagacacgctgtgttcttggaggacaacatgatcagggggagcatggtagcacgagaaatcagcctacaggagaagtgggtacatgtacccactccgatggttgaagaaccattcttcacgctacctgctacTGTTGCAtcgacagtgcaggacactgtagtgccaacacctgttgcaagttctcccgtggcgacaatgaatgaacatgaggaacctgtccttgaggaacctatagaaccaaatattgcacatgaggaagaacaacaacatcCTAATGTTGAACAAGTGtcggaggcacctagaaggtctcaaaaaataagaagatcagctattactgatgactatgaagtttatgaaacagaagaatgccagatgggggatgatcccacctcatttgaagaagccatgagaaacgaccactcatcaaagtggtttaaggccatggaagatgaattaaaatcaatgagtaccaataaagtttgggacttagaaaatattcctaaagaagccaaaacagtaggctgtaaatgggtctacaaaacgaaatatgactcccaagggaatatagaaagatttaaagcgcgacttgtggcgaaaggcttcacgcaaagagaagggattgattacaatgagacattttctccagtctcatgtaaagattctttcataattataatggcacttgtagcccactatgatttggagttacatcaaatggatgtaaagacggctttcctaaacggggatttggaagaaaatatttatatggcacaaccaaaaggttttgtcgtaaaaggaaagaaaaatatgggatgccacctgaagaaatcaatctacggattgaaacaaacttcaagacagtggtatttgaagtttgatagaacgataaaaggttttgggtttgaagaaaatgttgaggacaattgcgtttatgcaaagttcaggaatggaaagtgcatatttctaattttgtatgtggatgatatcttgcttgctagtagtgatatcaatctactaatagaaacgaagaaattcttgttctcaaactttgatatgaaagatctcggtgaggcctcgttcgttttggaaaaagagattcaccgagacaggagaaaaggggttctaggattatcgcaaaaggcatacatagaaaaggtcctgaagaaatttagtatgcatgcgtgcagtccttcacctgctcctatagtcaagggcgatagatttggggaacatcagtgtcccaagaaccaatatgaaattgaccgaatgaaagcggtaccgtatgcttcagctgttggaagtttacaatatgctcaagtgtgtacatgccctgacttagcttttgttaccgggttacttggcagatatcaaaagaatctaggaattgaacattggaaattagtgaagaaagtcctgcgttatttgcagggtacgaaaggcctcatgcttacgtatagaagatctgattccctgtagatagaggggtattcagattccgattatgcgggagatgaaagaaaatccacgtcaggatatgtatttactctcgcaggaggggctatatcgtggaaaagctccaaacaaaccgtaactacatcctcgacaatgtatgccgagtttgtagcatgctatgaggcaacggggcaggtgaattggctgaagaaattcatacccggattgaaagtgatttatgatataaatgaaccactgagattgtattgtgataataatccagcggtacagtatgctcacaacaataggtcaagtggtgctgccaaacacattgacataaagtactatgttgtgaaagataaagttcgggatcatataataaatcttgagcatataagtacagagaaaatgctcgcggatccgctcacaaagggcttaccacccaacgtgttcagagaacacgtagccggcatgggtttaagggaaagcctatgattcccgaacatacgaagggcccaaagaaagtttacatttcaaaacggagaagtgtattgtagctgttagtctaatggcactaattgctgtgacgatgggacagttctatgcactaatctgtgatgaaataggatggaagcaagaaaaatatgaattgaaagttttgagtatgaaattaaagaacgaagaatagatgagagatcaagggggagaatgttaggattgatctcccaccagttaggcccaacggcctaactgggccttgtcctcgtgccctgatcgggggcgcccaaccctacatggttggtgggcccccgtcgcacagcgctataatggaaaggtgggggccggggctcacagtacgaggttcaccgcgccgccagtcaccccaccgacatcctatccctagacccgatcttgagaaggggcgctgccagcgacgggaagcaccaccgacgccggcaacgccaccgagacgcacacgccgccgccgaggacgccacagcgccgactccctctccaccgaacgtcgctgccagcgcgcagatggcgtccatcaacgaaaccccggccggagcttcaacaactacggcatTCGATGGTTTGCAACCtatcacccctctctctctctctctctctctgtgaaaCCCGAACACCTATTCTACTACCAAGACCTCCCGATCTGATGAATATACCTAAATCGAAACCTAACACCCCGTTCTTGTAATCTGGTAGCCCACCACTTAGCCGCCCTTGGGGCAAGTTTGAGTCAGGGTACTAATCCAATTTTGGATAGTATTCCGTTTTGTATTCGGTCGCTTGTAGCCAAAGATTTGGCATTGGTTTATGAGTAATGGAGATTATTTCCATGTCAAAAAATAATAATTTAGTGAAACATAAGTGGCAAGGTAGCAAAACATGTTGTTTTGTCACAAAGAAGAGACAGTTAGACACTTGTTCTCTGATTGCCGATTTGCTTGGGCAAATTGGTCAATAATTCAGGTGGCCTTAGGTCTAGCTAAACCTTGTAGCATGTCAAATATGTTTGGCAATTGGATTGAAGGGATTAGTAAAGATTTCCTTTAGTTCTACTAGGAGCCGGCGCCACCTGTTTTGGTCGAGTAGGAATGATGTAGTTTTTGAAAAGAAGATCCATCTCCTTTGCAGGTTATACCTTCTTGGTCCTCCACAAGCCGGATGCATAGGACCTGGTTGCGGTGGTTTCACAGTACTTGGCACAGATGGCCATGCTTATCTTCTACTAGGCACATAGGTGCCGTTCTAGTCTACGGATTGATAGCCACTGGAAGGTGTATGGGTTTGTCTTTTAATTGGCTGTATATGCTTTTTGACAGACAGCGGCTGGAAGAATTATTTTTAAGACTTTGTAGTTATCTGCTCAGGTTACCGTTCTGCTCAAGTTACCATAAACAAAGCCAGTAGTTATCTGGAGTCTCCTCCAATCACGGTGGCAGCTTGTCAGATAACACTAGATTGTTCCTGTTTTCATTTATTATCAAAGTTTAATCCTGTCGGCTCAAGATGTGAACTCTGTCTCAAAGATGACGTCAGAATCTCGGGAGCACAAACTGTTGCTTGTGAATCTTATCTATTCTTGGGAGTTGGTCTAGCCAATGCCGCCTAAAAACATGTTTTGATGTTTAGCTAGTAGGACATCATTTGATGATTTGATCCTTTGGACTAGCTAGGAGAAGAACGACGACGAAGAGAACGGGCTACGTTAATCCAAGGGTGTACTGATGTACAGTGGAGTAGTTGACACATGCATGCATCCTCCCTTATCCATGAGCCGAGGTATGCTGACGGTAACTTTGTTTGTACGCTAATAGCATCCCTGATCACTATTCTCTAGCTAGAAACAAACATTTCGTGATGCCTATACAAACATATGCACGCCTGCGGAGccctgccactgccactgccactgccactgtGCCAGACAAGGAACGCACCTGAATCCAGAATGAGAATGGATCGAGATGATGGGTGGAGACGCTTTCTGAAATGCACCAATTTGGTAGAATCTCCTATAAAGGCAAAACAGTTAAATCCATCAACTTACGCTCTAGTTttacttaggtccatcaactctgaaAGTGGGTTTTTGGGTGGGTTTTTGGATCCATAATCTTTGTTAGTGGCGCATTCCTAGCACATACCCCTCTGTTTCAATTTTTTAACCGACATGGTTGTCCATCGTGGCGTCCAGGTTGGATTTGGCGGGAGAGCGTCGGCCGCCCAGTCCATGCTGCTGGCCTCGGGGAGTCTCAGCTTCTTGAGCACCTCCTGCAGCTCGGCGGTGGAGATGAAGCCGTCGCCGTCGACATCGAAGACCTTGAACGCCTCCCGCATctcctgctcgtcctcctcgccacCATCTgccccagcggcggcggcggcggcctgctaGTCCGCGAGCGCGCCGAAGAAGGCGTCCCCGAGCTCGCGGTGGAGCTTGTCGAAGTCCTCGAAGCGGAGGCCCGCGGTGCCGTCGGGCACGTAGGCGCCGACGGTGGCGGCTAGGCCGGCGCGGTCGGCGTCCAGGCCCAGCGCGTCCAGCGCCTACGCCAGCTCGTCCACCGTGATCTCGCCGTCCCCATTGCAGTCGAACAGGTCGAACACGCGGCGGAGGCGCACCGCGTTCAGGCTCCCGTTGCGGAGCCGGAACGACGCCGACGGCATGAACCTCACCTGGTTTGACAAGCAGGCTGTCACCATGGCCTTCCTGGGCCGCCTCGGCGACCTCCAGCTGGCCGCCGTCACGCTCGGCTACAGCTTCGCCAACGTCACCGGCTTCGCCGACCTCAGTGGCCTCTGCGGCGCCATGGCGCCCATCTGCGGCCAGGCGCACGGCACCGGCAACGTCGCTCTACTGCGCGGGACACTGCTCAGGGCCACGCTCATGATCCTCGCCGCCTCCGTACCCATCGCGCTCCTCTGGACACGCATCGACGCCGTCCTGCTGCGGTTCGGCCAGCAGCCCGACATCGCGGACACGGCCAGGACCTACGTGCTCTGCCTCCTCCCGGAGCTCGCCATCACCTCCGTGCTCAACCCGCTCAAGGCCTACCTCAGCGCACAGGAGGTGACGCTGCCCACGCTGTTTGCCGCTGCGCTGGCGCTCCACATCCCGCTCACCGTGTCGTTCTCCGGCAGGATGGGCATCCGGGGCGTGGCCGCGGCCGTCTGGCTCAGCGACCTCGTCCTGGCGCTCATGCTCGCCGCCTACGTGCTCGCCCACGAGCTCCGCCGGCCAACCaagccgccgcagcagcagcagacagTGGCGGATTCaacggtggggtgggggggggcggGGTTACCAATATCGGAGTCctggagcccccatgaatttttaggcaaagttctatcgtGTTGGTGGAGCttagacttaagatcgagcagcagtcggaggtatgttgctgtcgcacttttgttcagccccttAAAATTtttcctagatccgccactggcAGTAGACGAAGCCAGCAACAGCGGGcgactggctgctgctcctccatCTGGCGTCCCCTGCTGCCTCCCCTTGCTGGTCCCTGTCCCTGCTATAAACAGCCAGCGCCGTCCTCGCGCTCCTCCCGAAATAAAAGAAGCGATTTTGACACCACACAAATTAAAGGAGAGAAGAGGGTAGCCAGAGCGTGGCTCCGCTGAAGCACACCAGCAGGGGCGAGCGAGAGAATATGTACGCCGAGGTCGACCTCGAGCTTGAAGGATGGACACGAACCAGggcgtggtggcggtggtgaaACCGGCGCTGGCGAAGGGGACGTCGTCGGCGTCGTTCTGGCTCCGCAACGGGAGCCTGAACATGGTGCGCCTCCGCCGCGTGTTCGACCTGTTCGACCGCAACGGGGATGGCGAGATCATGGTGGACGAGCTGGCGCAGGCGCTGGACTCGCTGGGCCTGGACGCCGACCGCGTCGGCCTGGCCACCACCGTCGGCGCCTACGTGCCCGACGGCGCCGCGGGCCTACGCTTCGAGGACTTCGACAAGCTCCACCGCACGCTCGGGGACGCCTTCTTCGGCGCGCTCGCGGACCAGCAggacgccaccgccgccgccggggcggACGACGGCAAGggcggcgaggaggacgagcaggagATGCGGGAGGCGTTCAAGGTCTTCGACGTTGACGACAACGGCTTCATCTCCGCCGCCGAGCTACAGGAGGTGCTCAAGAAGCTGGGACTGCCCGAGGCCAGCAGCATGGACTGGGCGGCCGACGCTCTCCCGCCAAATCCAATCCGGACGCCACGATGGACAACCACATCAGTTAAAAAATTGAAATAAAAGGGTATGGGCTAGGAATATGCCACTAACAAAGATTATGGACCAAAAAACCTGCTTTCAGAGTTGATGGATCTAAGTGAAACTAGAGCGTAATTTGATGGACCACCCATGTATTTAACTCAAGGCAAAATATCTAGAAATTAAGACAGCGACAAGCACCTGAAGAAATTAAACGACTTTAAATCCTCACAATGGCAGTACACCGTCAGTTGAGGACACTCTTGAGGGCGAGGAACCTTTCGTTAACGTAGAATATCCCGTGCGCATAGAAGTTTCTTCGCCGCAGAAGTCATTTGGAGTTTGCTTGAGAATAAAGAGATCACGAGCAAGGTGTTTGATGATTACCAGAAGTCACACTCTTCCGGATTTGTTAGATCGAGCATTGATGCGGTTGGCGCGCGGACAATACGGTCACGTGCACGCACTTTCGCATACGCAGCCCAAcaatggccatgttcgcttgacaTTATCGGACAGAATCAGTCCTATTTTTCAGCTACGAGAAAAATATTTTTCCTCTTCTAACAAATTAGCCCTATAGCCACAGCAGCAATAAGTTGTGCCGAACATGACCCATGTCAGCGTGTGCAGCGTCCCAACCCGTCTGCTGCATGGTTGCATGTAGGAGTAGTATAGTGGGCCACGCAAGCAACGTACGGGTGTCGGAGCAAATCACGAAAACCTCTTGCTCTCGTCCTaggacgacggcgacgacgcggGGGGCGTCGGACGTCCGCATGCGCTCCACTTGGATTGCATTGCATTGGATCTGCACATGCACTGCAGCGACCGGAGTTAACTGCGAGCCGGGACCGGGACCGGGACGCGCGCGACCCGCTCGTGCCTCTGGCCTCTGCCCTGCCCCTGCTACGCGCCAGGCAGACGTGGCCGGACGGACGGCGTTGTCGCCTCGGACACGCACCTGCTGCCACCTTGCAGCCCAACAACGGCCTGTGTACTACCCACTAGCCAGGCATCTAGATTCTAGGCGCAGCACAAGACGCGAGGTGAGTACGTGCAGTGCGGGTACATGCATGCTCCGAGCGTTTGAGACACGAGCCACCTACTCCTGTCGTCGCACGATCATTGGTCCTGTTCGTTTACGCCAAATTTGATTTATGCTGATGTTTAtactgaaatattgtgagagaaatattattctatggctgaaaagtagctcaagctAACAGAGCCAATATTGTCGATTACTTATCGTCTATGAGTAGCTTTCGGTAAAATGTGATGGGCTGAATTTCTTGATCAGAACACTTAGGGCACTTAGGACACGTTCCGTTCCCAGATAACGACGTCCTGAAACCGTTCCTGACCGGAACACTTAGGGCTCGTTCGGTTCAACCGAATTCGGGCCAGGAATCATTCATGTTGACTGAAGTTTATTCAAATTACATAATGAATCCGGCCTGGATTATTTCTCGGCAGTCATTCCCCTTCAAACGAACACGGCCTTATATAATTTGTATAGGACGGCCATCCTCAGGAATCATCCCTGACAGGAATGACCTTAAACGATCGAGGCCTTAAGCATGTCGGAAGAAATAAAAACAACTCTTGTTCCTACTTCGTACCGTGTCCGGCCGGAATGGCAGACGAAAATTTTGTAACGGTAATGCGCACGACCACAAGCCACGGGCCACGGCCACGCGCGGCTGGGGTACGGCGGCGGAGGGCGGAATCGGAAGAGCGAAGGCTCGCACGAGCACACTCGTTGGTCGTCAGCGCGTCGCGAGACGGCACGGAAACAAACGGCTAGGCGAGGCCGCACGGTTGCGAGGATGCACGTGGCAGCATTTACTCGCGGTGCATGAGCTTGCTATGGGCCATGGGTAAAGTTGAAAACAGACCGGATAAATTTTGAGTCTATTTGgttggggctgaaacgatcgtatactattgctggctggtttggtgtgagagaaaaatactttttTTTGCTATAAagttacgatcgtttacgactaaGCGAACAGGCTTATGAACGAAAACGGGACCAAAAATAGGACGGTGTAAAACAGGAGCGGGACCAAAAACGGTGGTGCGTTTGTTCGTCCGTATTTGCGGAATCCCGTTTTTGACCGGGATATCCCGTTTTGCATCCTGTTTTTCATCGATCCGTGATAGGCAGCCCAACACAGCCTAGAAGCCCAATGTTGCCCAAAATACGCAAACCCTATCCTATCGGCTATCGCTATCCAGCTCCAGCCAGCCGCACTCCGCGTCTCCGCCGCCCTCCCCCGTTCCACGCACCGCACCCGCAGAGCGCAGACTCGCGAGAGTCACGACTCGCCTCCCCTCGGCGTTGGCGCGGCGATGCCGCCGCTGCCTCCCCAGTCCGGCTATCACCACTTCCCCGTTCGCACTCCGCCGTGCCCTTTGACCCTCTGCTGTCTCTGACTCTCTGTCTTGCTGATGTGGTGGCTCCATGCTACCTGAAAAGCACCTGAGCCTGTCGAGCTACCTTCGTCTTCCAGAACCGCCGGTGCCACCTCCCTCTGTCAAAGGCAGCATGAGCAAATCTATTTCAGTTTCAGGTAAACCTCCTCTCGGACTCTAGGTTCTTGGATTTGTAGTCTTTACTCTAGGTTCTCGGTTGCAAACTTGAAGTAGAAATTAATACAAGTTGCATTTTAACTAATTGATAGGGTCCAAGAGGAAAGCAAGTGACGTTGCTAGTAAGGGGGCACTTGTGTCTGGGTCTTCATCTTCAGCAGCAAAGAGTACTCATGAAATTTCACTTAGTGGTAGTGGCACTGGCACTGATAGTGGCACTGGCACACCAGCAGAAACACGGGGACAACAACCAGGTATTGATGGTAGTGACGCGTAGAGACAGGGGCAAGGTGCTGAATGTGCCGTagatattgttgttgttgttgttgttgatgatgatgatgatgatgatagagtGGCAGATGAAGTTACTCCCGGTAAAGGGAAGAGGCAGAAAAAGTGCACATCAGAGGTGTGGAACTATTTTACCAAGAAAAAGGTGGTAGTCGAGGTGAATGGAAAGAAATATGAGCAGCTAATATGGGTTTTTTGCAACTTCCCAAATTGCAATATAAAGTATAGAGCTGAGTGTAGCAAtgacactactggattcaggaaCCATCTAAAGTCATCACATAGCATTGTAAAGGGGCAGCTACAACTCAAGACGGAAAAGGATAATGGGAAAGATGTCACAACAATACAACCCTACAGGTATGATCAAGAGGCCAGtgtgaaaaaaaatatttggCAATAATCTTGCATGAGTATCCTTTCAATATTGTTGAGTATGACTTATTTTGTTGAATTTGTCAAGTCTTTGCGGCCTAGCTTTCCATTGAAGTCTAGAATCACTGCTAGAAAAGGAAATAATGGATATATATCTAGCTGAGAAGGAGAAGTTATATGCATATTTGAAAACAGTCACATGTCATTTTAGTACTACCATGGACATATGGACATCATGTCAAAACAAGTCTTATATGAGTGTCACCATACATTGGATAGATAATAATTGGCATATTCAGAAGAGAATAACAACTTTCTTTCAAGTAGAGGGATGACATATTGGTCATAAGTTGGCTGAGGTTTTTACTGAAGTCATGGTTAAGTGGTTTGTTGAGAAGAAATTATTTGCCTTGACTTTGGACAATGCATCAAATAACTTGGTAGTTGTTACTGATTTAATTGATAACCTTATAGAGAATGGTAATGCGTCTTTGGTTTGTGATGGCGCGTTTTTTCATGTTAGATGTGCATATCACATTCTCAA includes these proteins:
- the LOC136529237 gene encoding probable calcium-binding protein CML32, translating into MDTNQGVVAVVKPALAKGTSSASFWLRNGSLNMVRLRRVFDLFDRNGDGEIMVDELAQALDSLGLDADRVGLATTVGAYVPDGAAGLRFEDFDKLHRTLGDAFFGALADQQDATAAAGADDGKGGEEDEQEMREAFKVFDVDDNGFISAAELQEVLKKLGLPEASSMDWAADALPPNPIRTPRWTTTSVKKLK
- the LOC136525795 gene encoding protein DETOXIFICATION 56-like translates to MNLTWFDKQAVTMAFLGRLGDLQLAAVTLGYSFANVTGFADLSGLCGAMAPICGQAHGTGNVALLRGTLLRATLMILAASVPIALLWTRIDAVLLRFGQQPDIADTARTYVLCLLPELAITSVLNPLKAYLSAQEVTLPTLFAAALALHIPLTVSFSGRMGIRGVAAAVWLSDLVLALMLAAYVLAHELRRPTKPPQQQQTVADSTIRHWQ